CACCGCGTCGACCAGGACCTCGACCTCGCTGCGCGCATCGGCCTGCACGACTACCGGTTCTCCATCGCGTGGTCGCGGGTGCTGCCGTCGGGCGCCGGCGCCGTCAACCCTGCCGGGCTCGACTTCTACTCACGGCTCGTCGACGGCGTGCTCGCCCGCGGCATCCGGCCGGTGGTGACGCTCTACCACTGGGACCTGCCGCAGGCGTTGCAGGACGTCGGCGGCTGGACCGCGCGCGACACGAGCGCGCGGTTCGCCGACTACGCCGCCCTCGTGGCCGGCGCGCTCGGCGACCGGGTCGAGGTGTTCACCACCCTCAACGAACCGTGGTGCTCGGCGTTCCTCGGGCACGCGAGCGGGGCGCACGCGCCGGGCGTGCAGGACGCCGCCACCGCCTACGAGGTCGCCCACCACCTGCTGTTGGCGCACGGACTGGCGGTGCCGGCGCTGCGCTCGACGCTGCCCGCCGGTCGGCAGGTGTCCATCACGCTGAACACGGTCAACACCCGGCCGGCGAGCGACTCGGCCGAGGACCGCCGCGCGGCCCGCGACGCCGAGCTCGCGCAGAACCAGGTGTTCCTCGAACCGCTGCTCACCGGGCAGCTGCACCCCGAGCTCGTCGAGCGCACGAAGCTGGTCACGGACTGGGGTTTCGTCCACGACGGTGACCTGCGGGCCATCCGCGCCCCGCTCGACTTCCTGGGCATCAACTACTACAACCCGCACCTCGTGTCGGCGTCGCGCGTCGACGGAGCGCAGGCGTGGCCCGGTGTGGCCGACGCGTGGGTGGTGCCGGAGCCGGCGCCGGTCACCGGCATGGGGTGGCCGGTGCGGCCGGAGACGTTCACCGAGATGCTGGTCGCCCTGGACGCCGACTACCCGGGCACCACGTTCGTGATCACCGAGAACGGCGCCGCCTACCCGGACACGGTCACCGCCGAGGGTGTGGCGGACGACGACCGCGTCGCCTATCTGCGCGGGCACCTGGGTGCGGTCCTGGACGCGGTGGATGCGGGGGTCGACGTCCGCGGGTACTACGCCTGGTCGCTGCTGGACAACTTCGAGTGGGCGTGGGGGTACAGCCAGCGTTTCGGGCTGATCCACGTCGACTACGCCACGCAGGAGCGCCGGCTCAAGCGCTCGGCCGAGGTCTACGCCGACATCATCGGCGCGCACGCCCTGTGACCGCGGGGTCTCCCCGCCGGTGCTCGGCCGCGGTCGGTCCGCGCGAGCACCAGCGGGGAGACCGGGGTCACCCGGTCAGGAGGACGTGGACGACGACGCGCTGGGCGCGCCGGACGGCGGGGCGCCGTGCTCGCCGCCGGGACGACCCGGGCCGCCCTGGCCCCCGGGGCCACCAGCCGGGCCACCGGCCGGGCCGCCCGCAGGACCGGCGCCCGGACCCGCCGCCTTGGTGCGGACGTCGACCGCGGCGGCGTCCAGCGTCGTGCCGTCGCTGTCGACGGTGCCCTCGGCGTGGACGACGCTGCCGGTCGTCACGGCCGAGCTGGTCGCGGACTTGCCGTCCTTGGTGAACGTCACGTCGTCGGCGTAGCTGATCGTGCGGGTGAAGCCGTCGGTGTCGGTGATGGTCAGCCCGTCGTCGCTGACCGCCGTGACGGTGCCGTCGAGGTGGGCGAGCCGGACCTCGACGGCCTTCGCGGTGTAGGCCGAGCCCGACTTCGTGCCGCGCACGTGCACCCGCTGACCGGTCTCGAGCGCCGAGGCGGTCGACTTCGCGCGGCCGACCCGCACGGTGGTGTCATCGGTGAGCTCGTAGCTGCGCGACTTCCCGAACAGGCTGCGGACGGTGATGGCGCTCGACGACAGCTCGGTAACGGTGCCGTCGTAGTCGTACGCGCTCGCCGCGGGTGGCCGGGCCGCGGCGGTGGCATGGTGCGTCGACTTCGCGTCGGCCGTCGTCGCGGTGACGACGGCGGCGATGCCGCCGGTGGCGATGCCGGCGGCAGCCAGCGAGGCGACGGCGATGGTGCGGGCCCGCGGACGCCGACGGACGTCCGGGGTGGTCTGGGTGTCGTGAATGCTGTCGGACACAGGAGTCCTTCCTGGGGGGGAACGGCGGTCACCCCCAACATCGGTCGCGATGCTGAAGCGGGCCTGAAGCAGCCGACACCGGCCGCGGTCTTCAGCAACGCTTCAGAGCGCGCCGTAAGACTGCGTCATGACGCGTACCCGCCCCTGCGCCGCGCGCGTGCTGATCGTCGAGGACGAGGAGCCGATCCGCGACTCGCTGGCCACCGCGTACCGGGGCGCCGGTCACGACGTGCACGCGCGCGCCGACGGCACCGACTTCGAGGACCAGGTCGACGCGTTCCGTCCCGACCTGGTCGTGCTCGACGTGATGCTGCCCGGCCGTGACGGGTTCGCGCTCGCCCGCGCGCTCCGGGAACGCGCCGAGGCCGCCGTGCTGTTCCTGACCGCGCGCGACGACCTCGACGACCGACTGCGCGGCTTCGCCGCGGGTGCCGACGACTACGTCGTGAAGCCGTTCGCCGTGGCCGAGGTGCTGGCCCGCTCGGCGGCGGCCCTGCGTCGGCTGGGACGAATCCC
This portion of the Jatrophihabitans endophyticus genome encodes:
- a CDS encoding DUF5666 domain-containing protein, whose protein sequence is MSDSIHDTQTTPDVRRRPRARTIAVASLAAAGIATGGIAAVVTATTADAKSTHHATAAARPPAASAYDYDGTVTELSSSAITVRSLFGKSRSYELTDDTTVRVGRAKSTASALETGQRVHVRGTKSGSAYTAKAVEVRLAHLDGTVTAVSDDGLTITDTDGFTRTISYADDVTFTKDGKSATSSAVTTGSVVHAEGTVDSDGTTLDAAAVDVRTKAAGPGAGPAGGPAGGPAGGPGGQGGPGRPGGEHGAPPSGAPSASSSTSS
- a CDS encoding response regulator transcription factor; the protein is MTRTRPCAARVLIVEDEEPIRDSLATAYRGAGHDVHARADGTDFEDQVDAFRPDLVVLDVMLPGRDGFALARALRERAEAAVLFLTARDDLDDRLRGFAAGADDYVVKPFAVAEVLARSAAALRRLGRIPATVQIGDVVLDHAASVASRDGTLLELTATEWRLLSYLAANRGRTLSKTQILTQVWGYDDYDPNLVEVHVSALRRKTEALGPRVIHTVRGLGYVLRP
- a CDS encoding GH1 family beta-glucosidase, whose product is MRRLPDGFRLGAATAAYQIEGAVSEDGRGRSIWDTFSETPGAVLGGDTGAVACDHYHRVDQDLDLAARIGLHDYRFSIAWSRVLPSGAGAVNPAGLDFYSRLVDGVLARGIRPVVTLYHWDLPQALQDVGGWTARDTSARFADYAALVAGALGDRVEVFTTLNEPWCSAFLGHASGAHAPGVQDAATAYEVAHHLLLAHGLAVPALRSTLPAGRQVSITLNTVNTRPASDSAEDRRAARDAELAQNQVFLEPLLTGQLHPELVERTKLVTDWGFVHDGDLRAIRAPLDFLGINYYNPHLVSASRVDGAQAWPGVADAWVVPEPAPVTGMGWPVRPETFTEMLVALDADYPGTTFVITENGAAYPDTVTAEGVADDDRVAYLRGHLGAVLDAVDAGVDVRGYYAWSLLDNFEWAWGYSQRFGLIHVDYATQERRLKRSAEVYADIIGAHAL